A single window of SAR86 cluster bacterium DNA harbors:
- a CDS encoding M23 family metallopeptidase produces MVNYKVDLLSFDYDSKNTSTDDQLLCIESSNQLRIIKPIPLSYKDKTIRVKINFDSYKDFLITPKEYRISKIEITNNDFNAPSKDNLIRASKERALISEIINYNSSNVFFSDLRMRLPVEGIISSEFGVRRYINGTPRSNHLGTDIVADTGTAIKAPMAGKVLLIGNFFYRGKVIFIDHGQGLISSYSHLNKINVRKNQKVIPGTTLGEVGQTGRVTGPHLHWQIYLKGTSIDPEIFLL; encoded by the coding sequence TTGGTAAATTACAAAGTAGATTTATTAAGTTTTGACTATGATAGTAAGAACACCTCAACAGATGATCAACTTCTATGTATAGAATCTTCTAATCAACTTCGCATCATTAAACCAATTCCTTTATCTTATAAAGACAAAACCATTCGTGTAAAAATTAATTTTGATTCCTATAAAGATTTTTTAATTACTCCTAAAGAATACAGAATATCAAAGATAGAAATTACCAATAATGATTTCAATGCCCCTTCCAAAGATAATCTTATTAGAGCCTCTAAAGAGCGCGCCTTAATTTCAGAAATTATTAATTATAATTCTTCAAATGTATTTTTCTCTGACCTCAGGATGAGACTACCTGTAGAAGGTATCATAAGTAGTGAGTTTGGCGTAAGAAGATATATAAATGGAACTCCAAGAAGCAATCATTTAGGAACTGATATTGTAGCTGATACTGGAACTGCAATTAAAGCTCCTATGGCAGGAAAAGTATTGCTAATAGGTAATTTTTTCTATAGAGGAAAGGTAATTTTTATAGATCATGGCCAGGGTCTTATATCTTCATATTCCCATTTAAATAAAATAAATGTGAGAAAAAATCAAAAAGTTATTCCGGGAACAACTTTAGGTGAAGTTGGTCAAACTGGAAGGGTTACCGGACCTCATCTTCATTGGCAAATTTACCTAAAAGGAACCTCTATAGATCCAGAAATATTCTTGCTATGA
- a CDS encoding DUF1446 domain-containing protein yields the protein MSNKIIIGNCSGFYGDRLSAAKDMVDGGPLDILTGDYLAELTMTILYGQKMKRGDEHGYVGTFLKQFKEIATTCQEKNIKVVTNAGGLNPESMAQKIEEIINDLNLSLKVAYIDGDDLIPRLDELHDKGVLLKSIEKDISLKDYGKSALTANAYFGAWGIKEALDNGADIVVCPRVTDAAVVIGPAAWRFNWSRDNYDALAGSLAAGHIIECGAQATGGNYSFFEEVPSFFNIGYPIAEIFEDGSFTITKHPNTGGLVSVGTVTAQLLYEINSPAYLNPDVIGHFDTLKIEQEQDNRVHVSGCRGSSAPQTHKVCINLQGGFRNGTEILLTGLDIEEKSKLVTDLIFDNLGGKEQFDKVDIQLNRTEKINPFSNEEAQASLRISVMSKNPDLVGRLFNAKITELALASIPGYTGRAGMPSGAYIEYWPALVDSQYIKEKVHLDGKTIEIIPTSQLGLDEVSYQKIPYKNELPEIETTKNIPFGKLYGTRSGDKGGCANLGVWAKTADSYSYLYEFLTVEKVKELLPDLQEFNIDRYELPNILSLNFYVHDILQDGVSSSTRLDGQAKSLGEYIRAKNIEVPDFLLDEN from the coding sequence GTGAGTAATAAAATAATAATAGGTAATTGCAGTGGCTTCTATGGAGATAGACTTTCTGCGGCAAAAGATATGGTTGACGGCGGTCCTCTTGACATTTTAACAGGAGATTATTTAGCTGAATTAACTATGACAATACTTTATGGCCAAAAAATGAAAAGAGGTGATGAACATGGTTATGTCGGGACTTTTCTAAAACAATTCAAAGAAATAGCTACAACCTGCCAAGAAAAAAATATAAAAGTTGTAACTAATGCTGGAGGATTGAATCCAGAATCCATGGCTCAAAAAATAGAAGAAATTATTAATGATCTAAATTTATCTTTGAAAGTAGCATATATTGATGGAGATGATCTAATACCTAGACTCGATGAATTACACGACAAGGGAGTATTGCTGAAAAGTATAGAAAAAGATATTTCACTTAAAGATTATGGAAAAAGTGCATTGACTGCAAATGCATATTTTGGAGCTTGGGGAATCAAGGAAGCTCTTGATAATGGTGCAGATATTGTTGTTTGTCCAAGGGTAACAGATGCTGCTGTAGTTATAGGGCCTGCTGCATGGAGATTTAATTGGTCCAGAGATAACTATGATGCACTAGCAGGATCCTTAGCAGCTGGTCATATTATAGAATGTGGAGCTCAAGCAACAGGAGGAAATTACTCTTTCTTCGAAGAAGTTCCTTCTTTCTTTAATATTGGATACCCAATAGCAGAAATATTTGAAGATGGCAGCTTTACTATAACAAAACATCCCAATACTGGTGGCCTAGTTTCTGTTGGAACTGTTACAGCTCAGCTACTTTATGAGATTAATTCTCCGGCCTACTTAAACCCAGATGTTATTGGCCATTTTGATACTTTAAAAATAGAACAAGAGCAAGATAATAGAGTACATGTCTCGGGCTGTAGAGGAAGCAGCGCCCCTCAAACTCATAAAGTTTGTATTAATCTTCAAGGTGGTTTTAGAAACGGTACAGAAATTTTGTTAACTGGACTTGATATAGAAGAAAAATCTAAGTTAGTTACTGATCTTATTTTTGATAATTTAGGTGGAAAGGAGCAATTTGATAAAGTAGATATTCAACTAAATAGAACTGAGAAAATAAACCCCTTTTCGAATGAAGAAGCGCAAGCATCTTTGAGAATCTCTGTTATGTCTAAAAATCCTGATCTAGTAGGGAGATTATTCAACGCAAAAATTACAGAATTGGCTTTAGCAAGTATCCCTGGTTACACTGGGAGAGCGGGCATGCCATCAGGAGCATATATAGAGTATTGGCCTGCTTTGGTAGACAGTCAATATATTAAAGAAAAAGTACACCTTGATGGGAAAACTATTGAAATTATCCCAACTAGCCAACTTGGATTAGATGAAGTTTCTTACCAAAAAATACCTTATAAAAATGAATTACCAGAGATAGAAACAACAAAAAATATTCCGTTTGGAAAACTTTATGGAACGAGGTCAGGAGATAAAGGGGGCTGTGCAAATCTAGGAGTTTGGGCTAAAACAGCTGATTCTTATTCCTACTTATACGAATTCTTGACAGTAGAAAAAGTTAAAGAATTATTACCAGATCTTCAGGAATTTAATATAGATCGATATGAACTACCTAATATACTTTCTCTAAATTTCTATGTACATGACATTCTACAAGATGGTGTATCTTCATCTACTAGGCTAGATGGGCAAGCTAAATCACTTGGGGAGTATATTAGAGCAAAGAATATTGAAGTTCCTGATTTTTTATTAGATGAGAACTAG
- a CDS encoding TetR/AcrR family transcriptional regulator, giving the protein MAVRSSSLKNHFIVSKNLRAPRPLLSKKDENNLTKRQLEALNELENLIKTGIPDLTMSQIANKLKVSLRTLYELAPSKEELVLIAVDRLLFKIGKEAQNSINLNDSPLTQLKKYLNITTKALHPTTLAFSRDFSELKGAKELVDAHENFVIAFTQSLLKEAIKEKEIRDVDTAAFAHVLSGLGRDFNRQYANSSFEQDPVSTAMAISEIIFIGLEEKTHVLSLNKEESCE; this is encoded by the coding sequence ATGGCCGTAAGATCATCTTCTCTTAAAAATCACTTTATTGTATCTAAGAACCTTAGAGCACCTCGCCCTCTTTTATCAAAGAAAGATGAAAATAATTTAACTAAACGCCAACTTGAAGCTCTAAATGAATTAGAAAATCTTATAAAAACAGGTATCCCAGACCTCACTATGTCTCAAATAGCCAATAAATTGAAAGTATCCTTAAGGACACTTTATGAGTTAGCTCCGAGTAAGGAAGAATTAGTCTTAATAGCCGTAGATAGGCTTTTATTTAAAATTGGTAAAGAAGCTCAAAATTCAATAAATTTAAATGATTCTCCTCTTACTCAACTTAAAAAGTATTTAAATATAACCACTAAGGCATTACATCCTACTACCCTTGCCTTTTCTAGAGATTTTAGCGAATTGAAAGGTGCCAAAGAGCTTGTTGATGCCCATGAAAATTTCGTAATAGCTTTTACTCAAAGCCTCCTAAAAGAAGCAATAAAAGAAAAAGAAATAAGAGATGTAGATACAGCTGCTTTTGCTCATGTCTTGTCAGGACTTGGAAGGGACTTTAATCGTCAGTATGCAAACTCCTCTTTTGAGCAAGATCCAGTTAGCACAGCTATGGCTATAAGTGAGATTATCTTTATTGGTTTAGAAGAAAAAACTCATGTACTGAGTTTAAATAAGGAGGAAAGCTGTGAGTAA
- a CDS encoding TlpA disulfide reductase family protein, producing the protein MYFFKLSAKFTFLLIIGLFYSCSEPDYRLLDGKNGSLEDFKDKWLVINYWADWCPPCIKEMPELESFYNANQQEVLVLAHNFDQLEGEELNEQILRFKVNIPSLLTDPKDLFGWPMPESLPATYFIDPNGEVKEVLIGPQTRESLEAILKKLKVK; encoded by the coding sequence ATGTATTTTTTTAAATTAAGTGCCAAATTTACTTTCTTGTTAATTATTGGATTATTTTATTCTTGTTCTGAACCTGATTATCGTCTTTTAGATGGAAAAAATGGGTCTCTAGAAGATTTTAAAGATAAATGGTTGGTAATCAATTATTGGGCTGATTGGTGTCCTCCATGCATTAAAGAAATGCCTGAATTAGAATCTTTTTATAATGCCAATCAACAAGAAGTCTTAGTTTTAGCTCACAACTTTGATCAGTTAGAAGGAGAGGAGTTGAACGAACAAATTTTGAGATTTAAAGTAAATATTCCAAGTTTGCTAACTGATCCTAAAGACTTGTTCGGCTGGCCTATGCCAGAAAGTCTTCCGGCTACCTATTTCATAGATCCCAATGGCGAGGTAAAAGAAGTACTAATTGGGCCTCAAACTAGAGAATCATTAGAGGCCATTCTAAAAAAACTTAAAGTTAAGTAG
- a CDS encoding biotin carboxylase N-terminal domain-containing protein translates to MTFHKLLIANRGEIACRIIRSAHEMGITCVAVYVDADTNSPYVKQADEAIKLKEDYLDGKEIIEAALCCGAQAIHPGYGFLSENAKFSRDVIKSGLIWVGPSSRVISSMGDKLKAKEIADKVGVPTLPMTTDPKKAKNIGYPILIKAAAGGGGKGMRIVKSEKDLKEAIIGAKREALTGFADDRIFIERYVDASRHIEMQILGDSKGNIVHLGERECSIQRRHQKIIEESPSPRVDLEMRNAMGEAAIKLAKKLKYESAGTIEFLVDDKTGEFWFLEVNTRLQVEHPVTEGVTGKDLVYEQLRIARGEELGYSQEDISWSGSSIEARLYAEDPANDFLPATGELIAFEANPDIKVRWDTGVEKGSIIGTDFDPMIAKVISTARTRTDAANKLAFALETLHIGGLTTNRDFLVASLRTKQFHKGLTTSDFIKKANPKRSIILKGKDLNHATSIAALWIQGENRNDALLLNEIPSGWRNSRLPLQTTSFKYLEQDITVAYRSNRNGFFDLNKNSTARIIKWSKKEIDVEIDNKRFSSKVTKKGNRILVHMPWGDVLLEILPRFLVPGSDIETGGLKAPMPGKVIDLKIKVGSKVKKGDILVILEAMKMEHQITATENGKVTEVFIKEGNQIENGALLMVVEANQ, encoded by the coding sequence ATGACGTTTCATAAATTACTTATTGCAAATAGAGGTGAAATTGCTTGCAGAATTATAAGAAGTGCACATGAAATGGGCATAACATGTGTTGCTGTTTATGTTGATGCTGATACTAATTCTCCATATGTGAAACAAGCAGATGAGGCCATTAAACTAAAAGAAGATTATCTAGATGGTAAAGAAATCATAGAAGCAGCTCTTTGTTGTGGAGCTCAAGCTATTCATCCAGGATATGGTTTTTTATCAGAAAATGCTAAATTTTCAAGAGACGTTATCAAATCTGGACTTATCTGGGTTGGCCCGAGTTCTAGGGTCATATCTTCGATGGGAGACAAACTTAAAGCAAAAGAAATAGCTGACAAAGTGGGCGTACCAACTTTGCCAATGACTACTGATCCTAAAAAAGCTAAAAATATTGGCTATCCCATACTCATCAAGGCTGCAGCTGGAGGAGGTGGTAAAGGAATGAGGATAGTTAAATCAGAAAAAGATCTTAAAGAAGCAATTATTGGAGCAAAGAGAGAAGCTTTGACAGGATTTGCGGATGATAGGATTTTTATTGAGCGTTATGTTGACGCCTCAAGACATATTGAGATGCAAATATTAGGAGACTCTAAAGGTAACATAGTTCACTTAGGTGAAAGAGAATGTTCTATCCAAAGACGGCATCAAAAAATTATTGAGGAATCTCCTTCTCCTAGAGTAGATCTCGAAATGAGAAATGCCATGGGTGAAGCAGCCATAAAACTTGCTAAGAAATTAAAATATGAATCCGCCGGAACTATTGAATTCTTAGTAGATGATAAAACAGGAGAATTTTGGTTTTTAGAAGTTAACACTCGACTTCAAGTTGAGCATCCAGTGACGGAAGGAGTCACAGGTAAAGATTTAGTCTATGAACAATTGAGGATCGCAAGAGGCGAAGAATTAGGTTACTCGCAAGAAGATATATCTTGGAGCGGCTCATCAATAGAAGCAAGGCTATACGCCGAGGATCCAGCTAATGACTTCTTGCCGGCTACCGGAGAACTAATAGCTTTTGAAGCTAATCCCGATATTAAAGTTAGATGGGATACTGGTGTAGAAAAAGGGTCCATAATAGGCACAGACTTTGATCCAATGATAGCAAAAGTTATATCTACGGCTCGTACTCGAACTGATGCCGCAAATAAGCTTGCTTTTGCACTAGAAACTCTTCACATTGGAGGACTAACCACTAATAGAGATTTTTTAGTGGCATCTTTAAGAACAAAACAATTTCATAAAGGGCTTACTACTTCTGATTTCATTAAGAAAGCTAACCCCAAAAGATCTATCATTTTAAAGGGGAAAGATCTCAATCATGCTACTTCAATAGCTGCATTATGGATTCAAGGTGAAAATAGGAATGATGCTCTCTTATTAAATGAAATACCTTCTGGATGGAGAAACTCTAGACTTCCTCTACAAACGACCTCATTTAAGTACCTAGAACAGGATATTACTGTTGCATACCGATCTAATCGAAATGGTTTTTTTGATCTTAATAAAAACTCAACGGCAAGGATTATTAAGTGGAGCAAAAAAGAAATAGACGTTGAAATAGATAATAAACGCTTCTCTTCAAAAGTTACAAAAAAGGGAAATAGAATTTTAGTTCACATGCCTTGGGGAGATGTTTTATTAGAGATTCTTCCTCGTTTTCTAGTTCCTGGATCAGACATAGAAACAGGAGGTCTAAAAGCTCCAATGCCAGGAAAAGTTATAGACTTGAAGATAAAAGTTGGTAGTAAAGTAAAGAAAGGAGATATTCTAGTTATTTTAGAAGCTATGAAAATGGAACATCAGATAACTGCAACAGAAAATGGAAAAGTTACTGAAGTATTTATAAAAGAAGGTAACCAAATAGAAAATGGTGCATTGCTAATGGTGGTTGAAGCAAATCAATAA
- a CDS encoding acyl-CoA carboxylase subunit beta gives MSLAPPIITNLNTSSEAFEKNKQSMLEKLENIEDLLDYVELGGGMHHHERLAARGKMPVRERIANFLDPDTPFLEISALAAYDSDYPVGGGCVAGIGIIAGTECVIFANDPTVLAGAMHAYSGKKWTRAMEISRVNKLPYVQFVESAGGDLRMGGGKGKERGTMLGGGHFAESGRTFYDVTELSKLRIPTISIVFGSSTAGGAYQPGMSDYNIFIKKQSKVFLGGPPLVKMATGEESDDETLGGGQMHAEKSGLADYLAEDEMDALRIAREVVSHLNWRKEGNKPLHRSEEPINEIEDLLGLVDPDLKRPFDVKEVISRVVDGSRFEEFKPLFGSTMVCGFASIHGYTVGILGNNGPIFPDTASKGAHFVQLCNQIDVPIIFLQNITGFVVGKDYEKDGQIKKGAQFLNAVSNSTVPHLTIILGNSYGAGTYAMSGRAFDNRFTFLWPSAKIAVMGPQQIAGVMSIVRRARAARTGEKFDEKEDAKMVAFAEKIQEEGSLALRATGAISDDGIIDPRDTRTVLGMCLSIVNGKLVEGTSGYGVYRL, from the coding sequence ATGTCGCTTGCACCTCCAATCATAACTAATCTAAATACTAGTTCCGAAGCATTTGAAAAGAATAAGCAATCAATGCTTGAGAAACTTGAAAATATAGAAGACCTTTTGGATTATGTTGAACTTGGTGGTGGCATGCATCACCACGAAAGATTAGCTGCACGAGGAAAGATGCCGGTTCGGGAGAGAATCGCTAATTTTCTTGATCCTGATACACCTTTTTTAGAGATCAGCGCTTTAGCTGCTTATGATTCAGATTATCCTGTTGGTGGAGGCTGCGTAGCTGGTATTGGTATTATAGCCGGAACTGAATGTGTAATATTTGCTAATGATCCTACTGTCCTTGCGGGAGCCATGCACGCTTATTCAGGAAAAAAATGGACACGAGCTATGGAAATCTCCAGAGTAAATAAGTTGCCTTATGTCCAATTTGTAGAATCTGCTGGAGGCGATCTAAGGATGGGAGGCGGTAAAGGGAAAGAAAGAGGTACTATGCTTGGAGGAGGCCATTTTGCTGAATCAGGAAGAACATTCTATGACGTGACAGAATTATCTAAACTAAGAATACCAACCATCTCAATTGTTTTTGGATCTTCAACAGCTGGAGGTGCCTATCAACCTGGGATGTCAGATTATAATATTTTTATAAAAAAACAGTCTAAGGTTTTCTTAGGAGGTCCTCCATTGGTAAAAATGGCAACGGGAGAGGAATCAGATGATGAAACTTTAGGCGGAGGTCAAATGCATGCCGAGAAATCTGGATTAGCAGACTATTTAGCCGAAGATGAAATGGATGCTCTCAGGATTGCCAGAGAAGTAGTTTCTCATCTTAATTGGAGAAAAGAAGGTAACAAACCTCTCCACAGATCTGAAGAACCAATAAATGAGATAGAGGATTTACTTGGTTTAGTGGATCCAGATTTAAAAAGACCTTTTGATGTCAAAGAAGTCATTAGCCGTGTCGTTGACGGATCAAGATTTGAAGAATTTAAACCTTTATTTGGATCTACAATGGTTTGCGGTTTTGCGTCTATACATGGCTACACAGTTGGAATTTTAGGAAATAATGGTCCTATTTTTCCAGACACGGCCTCTAAAGGAGCTCACTTTGTCCAGCTATGTAACCAGATTGATGTGCCCATTATTTTTCTGCAGAATATAACTGGATTTGTAGTAGGCAAAGACTATGAAAAAGATGGTCAAATAAAAAAAGGGGCTCAATTCTTAAATGCAGTTTCAAATTCTACCGTTCCTCATTTGACTATAATTTTAGGAAATTCATACGGGGCTGGAACGTATGCAATGTCTGGAAGAGCATTTGATAATAGATTTACGTTTCTATGGCCTTCTGCAAAAATTGCTGTTATGGGCCCGCAGCAAATAGCCGGTGTTATGTCTATTGTAAGGAGAGCTAGAGCAGCAAGAACTGGTGAAAAATTTGATGAAAAAGAAGACGCTAAAATGGTTGCTTTTGCAGAGAAAATTCAAGAAGAAGGTTCTTTAGCTCTAAGGGCAACTGGAGCTATTAGTGATGATGGAATTATTGACCCAAGAGATACTAGAACTGTACTGGGTATGTGCTTATCAATTGTAAATGGGAAACTTGTTGAAGGTACATCGGGTTACGGAGTGTATAGACTATGA
- the xseA gene encoding exodeoxyribonuclease VII large subunit yields MENYLDNSQEIISVSEVNKRSRNILEKEFFQTWIEGEISSFTAYSSGHWYFTIKDERSSLSCVMLSYENNKMQFEPKVGDRLILNGKISIYQPTGKYQLNVKHIELAGEGALLRAFEDLKKKLDQEGLFDTSNKQEIPISAFRVAAITSPDGAVLQDIINVLGRRSPMLELILIPTLVQGEKASKNICKAIELASKSSQIDLIILARGGGSIEDLWAFNTESVARSIFLCKIPIISAIGHETDFTIADFVADLRAPTPSAAAEIISQSQSILPDLLEKKKINLSKSLHSILSRKNDLLKNLSKLIRHPGDRLREISQRVDENESKIKKEINSIFIYKNQTTKNLISRLTFASPKESISSKELLVNSGLVRMKGLIEKIIDSHKSKLSNQIATLDAVSPLAVLSRGYSILTTPDGQIIRSKDNTAEGKNIIARLTDGKIKAKVISKESIEDS; encoded by the coding sequence ATGGAAAACTATCTAGATAACAGCCAAGAAATAATTTCTGTATCAGAAGTTAATAAAAGGTCTAGGAACATACTGGAAAAAGAATTTTTCCAAACATGGATTGAAGGGGAAATTTCTAGCTTTACAGCCTATTCATCCGGCCATTGGTATTTCACAATTAAAGATGAAAGATCTTCTCTCAGTTGTGTAATGTTGAGCTATGAAAATAATAAAATGCAATTTGAACCAAAAGTTGGAGACCGTCTAATTCTTAATGGAAAAATAAGTATCTATCAACCTACAGGAAAATACCAATTAAATGTCAAACATATTGAGCTTGCTGGTGAAGGGGCCTTGCTCAGAGCCTTTGAAGATCTTAAGAAAAAATTAGATCAAGAAGGTTTATTTGATACAAGTAATAAACAAGAAATTCCTATTTCTGCATTTAGAGTTGCTGCCATAACTTCTCCAGATGGAGCAGTACTGCAAGATATTATCAATGTTCTAGGAAGACGATCGCCGATGTTAGAACTTATATTAATACCTACCTTGGTCCAGGGTGAAAAAGCATCTAAAAATATCTGCAAAGCCATTGAACTTGCATCTAAGTCTAGTCAGATAGATTTAATTATTTTAGCAAGAGGAGGAGGATCAATAGAAGATCTTTGGGCTTTCAATACTGAATCTGTGGCAAGAAGTATCTTTTTATGCAAGATACCTATCATTAGTGCAATTGGACATGAAACAGATTTTACTATTGCTGATTTTGTAGCTGATCTAAGAGCTCCCACTCCATCTGCAGCTGCAGAAATTATTAGTCAGTCTCAAAGCATTTTGCCAGATCTACTTGAAAAAAAGAAAATTAATCTGTCAAAATCATTACACTCCATCTTATCCAGAAAAAATGATTTATTAAAGAACCTTTCGAAATTGATTCGACATCCGGGAGATCGTTTAAGAGAAATCTCACAAAGAGTAGATGAAAACGAAAGTAAAATTAAAAAGGAGATAAATTCAATTTTTATCTATAAAAATCAAACAACTAAAAACCTAATTAGCAGGCTTACTTTTGCCTCCCCTAAAGAATCTATCTCATCTAAAGAACTTCTTGTTAATTCAGGACTAGTTCGAATGAAAGGTTTAATAGAGAAAATAATTGATAGTCATAAATCTAAACTAAGTAATCAAATAGCTACTCTAGATGCTGTAAGTCCTTTAGCTGTTCTTTCAAGAGGTTACTCAATTTTGACAACTCCTGATGGTCAAATTATTAGATCGAAAGATAATACAGCTGAAGGTAAGAATATTATTGCAAGACTAACTGATGGTAAAATTAAAGCAAAAGTTATTTCAAAAGAATCAATTGAAGATTCTTAG
- a CDS encoding DMT family transporter: MEKTKNSAWALTAILAGATLLGLSAIFVRWSEASPSITAFYRALLALPFLLLWVYFGTSKKKVSFNFEKKTWIFFILSGAFFGVDMALWNWSIYFTSVAHATLMANTAPVFVCLISFFILRNHIQPIFFIALILGLLGVIIVIGAGSGSNSSRLLGDSFGLFAAIFYAGYILSIKRLTVIVEPPQVLLVSTFFTALFLLPVSLIESGDFFSSSYLGWQILFGYALVSQVFAQGLITFGISRLSAHFSSLTLLVQPIAATIFGIVLLGEFVNKWQIIGGVVVLSSIYLANATEKTSPN, translated from the coding sequence ATGGAAAAAACAAAAAATTCTGCTTGGGCACTAACAGCTATATTGGCTGGTGCTACCTTACTTGGGCTTTCTGCAATTTTTGTTCGTTGGAGTGAAGCCTCTCCATCTATTACTGCATTTTATAGAGCTCTGCTTGCCCTTCCTTTTCTTTTACTATGGGTTTATTTTGGAACTTCAAAAAAGAAGGTTAGTTTTAACTTTGAAAAAAAAACGTGGATATTTTTTATACTATCCGGAGCATTTTTTGGTGTAGATATGGCTTTATGGAATTGGTCAATTTATTTTACTTCCGTTGCTCATGCAACTTTAATGGCAAATACTGCCCCTGTTTTTGTATGTTTGATAAGTTTTTTTATTTTACGTAATCACATTCAGCCAATTTTTTTTATAGCTCTAATATTAGGATTATTAGGAGTCATCATTGTTATAGGTGCAGGTAGCGGGTCTAATAGTTCTAGACTTTTGGGAGACTCTTTCGGTCTTTTTGCCGCTATATTTTATGCTGGATATATTTTAAGCATTAAAAGATTAACAGTTATTGTAGAGCCTCCACAGGTGCTTCTAGTCTCAACTTTTTTTACTGCTTTATTTCTTTTACCTGTAAGCCTTATTGAATCAGGAGATTTTTTCTCTTCATCATATTTAGGTTGGCAGATACTTTTTGGCTATGCTCTAGTTAGTCAAGTTTTTGCTCAGGGATTAATAACATTTGGTATTTCTAGACTATCAGCTCATTTTTCTTCATTGACCTTATTAGTTCAGCCTATAGCGGCAACTATTTTTGGAATTGTGTTATTAGGTGAATTTGTTAATAAATGGCAAATTATAGGAGGGGTAGTAGTCCTCTCAAGCATATATCTGGCCAATGCAACCGAGAAGACTAGTCCCAATTAG
- a CDS encoding enoyl-CoA hydratase-related protein — protein MNTTKKLSLDGLVFEATKLNIEGNILTIILDRPERKNALNSVMTNEINYALAFAKQERSIRVVILAAEGDVFCAGADLKNMSGREKQPKSAVPQLKGNSDISLSIRHLNKPVIAKIQGKVLAGALLMVTNSTHAIAADHATFSAPEILRGIWPFMVMAGLFRVMPKRAGLDFVMRGMAIDSKQAESWGLVNQSVPKEKLDEVVDDLAKELANLAPTTMQMGLSAYNEQDAMSFDEALPFLQKQIAACVQSDDAKEGITAFLEKRKPNWD, from the coding sequence ATGAATACAACAAAAAAATTATCATTAGATGGATTAGTTTTTGAAGCAACAAAATTAAATATTGAAGGAAATATTCTTACAATTATTTTAGACAGACCGGAAAGAAAAAATGCATTAAATTCTGTTATGACAAATGAAATTAATTACGCTCTAGCTTTTGCAAAGCAAGAAAGATCTATTAGGGTTGTGATTCTAGCTGCTGAAGGTGATGTATTTTGCGCTGGAGCTGATTTAAAGAATATGTCAGGTAGAGAAAAACAGCCGAAATCTGCTGTACCTCAATTAAAAGGAAATTCAGATATAAGTTTATCAATTAGACATCTAAATAAGCCAGTAATTGCTAAAATTCAAGGAAAAGTCTTGGCCGGAGCTTTATTAATGGTCACTAATTCTACTCACGCTATTGCAGCAGATCATGCAACCTTTTCTGCTCCAGAAATATTAAGAGGCATTTGGCCTTTTATGGTTATGGCAGGTTTGTTTAGAGTTATGCCAAAAAGAGCGGGGTTAGATTTTGTAATGAGAGGTATGGCGATTGACTCTAAACAAGCTGAATCATGGGGCTTGGTAAATCAATCTGTACCTAAAGAAAAACTAGATGAAGTAGTCGATGACCTAGCTAAAGAACTAGCCAATTTAGCTCCTACTACCATGCAAATGGGCTTATCAGCATATAATGAACAAGATGCAATGAGTTTTGATGAAGCTCTTCCTTTTTTGCAAAAACAAATAGCTGCTTGTGTTCAAAGCGATGATGCCAAAGAAGGTATCACAGCCTTTCTAGAAAAAAGGAAACCTAATTGGGACTAG